One genomic region from Anabaena sp. PCC 7108 encodes:
- the tmk gene encoding dTMP kinase, with protein sequence MSGKLIVFEGVEGCGKTTQMQMCSLWLETQGVSVILTREPGGTELGSHLRRLLLEKSEDKPVGEVTELLLYAADRAQHIEQELKPNLAVGKYILCDRYTDSTIAYQGYGRGLSMSIINQLNNIATGGLESDLTIWLDVDVEVGLSRKRGQATLDRIEQETIAFHRRVQQGYTELAATYPSRIFRVDGSLSQEVVQKMIQEILNEQLFN encoded by the coding sequence ATGAGTGGTAAATTAATTGTATTTGAAGGAGTGGAAGGCTGTGGTAAAACTACCCAGATGCAGATGTGTAGTTTATGGCTAGAGACTCAAGGTGTATCTGTTATTCTAACTCGTGAACCAGGGGGAACGGAGTTGGGTTCACATTTACGCCGACTATTGCTGGAAAAGTCAGAGGATAAGCCTGTTGGGGAAGTGACAGAATTACTGTTGTATGCTGCTGATAGGGCGCAACACATCGAACAGGAACTCAAGCCGAATTTAGCAGTAGGGAAATATATTTTGTGCGATCGCTATACTGACTCTACCATTGCTTATCAAGGTTATGGCAGGGGTTTAAGTATGAGTATAATTAATCAGCTTAATAATATTGCTACTGGTGGGTTAGAAAGTGATCTGACTATTTGGTTAGATGTCGATGTCGAGGTGGGACTATCTCGCAAACGTGGTCAAGCTACACTAGACCGTATTGAACAGGAAACAATTGCTTTTCATCGTCGTGTACAACAAGGATATACAGAATTAGCTGCAACTTACCCATCCAGAATTTTCCGAGTAGATGGAAGTTTGAGTCAAGAAGTTGTCCAAAAAATGATCCAGGAAATTTTAAATGAGCAGTTGTTTAATTAA
- a CDS encoding ATP-binding protein, translating into MSRSQSPVDHQFAFQSLPRSMSTLETWTFGVTNHLSWITLVPTVHADLGTAAIFVWVPAVIVGMLINYQVKHLGRNFLNVAGGTPNYITRLWPGYPIIARYAAIGYLISWLSVVPLNSVVLTNMIHGNLDVLDIPCPDTILKLGFTLLPFVVAFSGSRALSILHLLFSLPALLLLLLFCLQGLGFLAFSPHSPSFFPQHWTSLNFIAWAKWFFFISYTTYSCETVSSFVADSRHPKQTLNFLDIAAWLMLPIFIGGSWVIIRLCTIEGLEDNPYLNFAVASVSFWGDFGPITVTFLLTSCCLLGSATAISNSPRIIYQLAVDKHLASVFSLVSSRGVFGSSLVLSLCISMIYFLWGDISQIVIVGNVAWFVAFMLMHLGLWKKRNQPDILWPKLSLVFFIIEAVILLVTAYAWGWQDFLAGLLAPFFVLLIDALVRYLPIPVFRSHWWIKLYKSHQRTSIKDPLAIQVGILMFLLCGAVLVGCLFVWLLNVAPITTVKNLVVILLITVAFVGVAIACWTSLPQVVALAEAREAAEHLFTVAQDGILVVDEQGIIRQANPATEDFFGCNPSQLLGHHLQKFLPELTAYPEQWNKRGEHTLCDYQKIRTLEVSISDRPHQDFQEYVVIVHDITQRKQAEEILLNSEAQLRQEAQQLAAQLVQSEKMSSLGQLVAGVAHEINNPVSFIYGNLTPANLYIQDLIKLIQLYQQHYPQPNAEIQNEIETIDLNFIMADLPKLLNSMNVGAQRITEIVVSLRNFSRLDEAEMKAVNIHEGIDSTLMILQSRLKATSHRPEIEVIKEYANLPLAECYAGQLNQVFMNILANGIDAIDELVINHKTVNNPKIEIYTDITSNQEVIICIKDNGSGMNENVQKHLFEPFFTTKPVGKGTGLGLSISYKIITEKHGGNLKCLSEPGLGTEFAIIIPLKQKNYHLNNH; encoded by the coding sequence ATGTCACGTTCCCAAAGTCCGGTTGATCATCAGTTTGCATTCCAAAGCTTACCAAGAAGTATGAGTACTTTGGAAACCTGGACTTTTGGTGTTACAAATCATCTCAGTTGGATAACATTAGTCCCAACTGTTCATGCGGACTTGGGAACAGCAGCTATTTTCGTTTGGGTTCCCGCTGTCATAGTCGGAATGCTAATCAACTATCAAGTCAAACATCTAGGTAGAAATTTTTTAAATGTAGCTGGGGGAACTCCTAACTACATAACTCGTTTGTGGCCAGGCTACCCCATTATTGCCCGCTATGCCGCCATTGGATATCTCATCTCGTGGCTTTCAGTTGTGCCACTCAACTCGGTAGTACTCACAAATATGATTCATGGGAATCTAGATGTACTGGATATTCCCTGTCCAGACACAATTTTGAAACTTGGCTTTACCTTATTACCCTTTGTTGTTGCCTTTAGCGGGAGTCGTGCCTTAAGTATTTTACATCTATTATTTTCACTTCCTGCCTTACTTTTGCTGTTATTATTTTGTCTGCAAGGATTGGGTTTTTTAGCTTTCTCTCCTCATAGTCCCAGCTTTTTTCCTCAACATTGGACATCGTTAAATTTTATAGCTTGGGCTAAGTGGTTCTTTTTCATCAGCTATACCACCTACAGTTGTGAAACTGTTTCCTCATTTGTAGCTGATAGCCGTCACCCCAAACAAACTTTAAATTTTCTCGACATAGCTGCTTGGTTAATGCTGCCCATTTTTATCGGTGGTTCTTGGGTAATTATCCGATTATGCACCATTGAAGGTCTAGAAGATAATCCTTATCTTAATTTTGCCGTAGCATCTGTATCATTTTGGGGAGACTTTGGACCAATAACCGTAACTTTTTTACTGACTAGTTGTTGTTTACTAGGTTCAGCAACCGCAATTTCTAATTCACCTCGAATTATCTATCAGTTAGCTGTAGATAAACACTTAGCATCAGTTTTTTCTCTAGTTTCATCTCGTGGGGTATTTGGTTCATCACTAGTTCTGAGTTTATGCATCAGCATGATCTATTTTCTTTGGGGAGACATATCTCAAATCGTCATAGTGGGAAATGTTGCCTGGTTTGTAGCGTTCATGCTCATGCATTTAGGGTTATGGAAAAAACGAAATCAACCAGATATATTGTGGCCAAAACTATCTTTAGTCTTTTTTATCATAGAAGCCGTAATTCTATTAGTGACTGCCTATGCTTGGGGCTGGCAAGATTTTTTGGCAGGATTATTAGCGCCATTTTTTGTATTGCTGATTGATGCCTTAGTTCGTTATCTTCCCATTCCTGTTTTTCGTTCCCATTGGTGGATAAAGCTGTATAAATCACATCAGCGAACCTCCATTAAAGACCCCTTGGCTATACAAGTGGGGATATTAATGTTTCTCCTCTGCGGTGCTGTTTTGGTGGGTTGCTTATTTGTTTGGTTATTGAATGTAGCCCCGATCACAACCGTGAAAAATCTGGTTGTTATTTTGTTGATAACAGTAGCATTTGTAGGAGTTGCGATCGCTTGTTGGACAAGTTTACCCCAAGTAGTTGCTCTAGCAGAAGCACGAGAAGCCGCAGAACACTTATTTACTGTTGCCCAAGATGGAATTTTAGTAGTAGATGAACAGGGTATTATCCGCCAAGCAAACCCGGCAACAGAAGACTTTTTTGGTTGTAATCCATCGCAATTATTGGGGCATCACCTACAAAAATTCCTGCCCGAATTAACCGCATATCCAGAACAATGGAACAAACGAGGAGAACATACTCTATGCGATTATCAGAAAATCAGAACTTTGGAAGTTTCCATCTCAGATCGACCACATCAAGATTTTCAAGAATATGTAGTCATTGTCCATGACATTACCCAACGCAAGCAAGCTGAAGAAATATTACTAAATTCAGAAGCTCAATTACGCCAAGAGGCACAACAATTAGCTGCTCAATTGGTGCAAAGTGAAAAAATGTCAAGTTTAGGACAATTGGTAGCAGGTGTAGCCCATGAAATCAACAACCCAGTTAGCTTTATTTATGGCAATCTCACCCCAGCTAATTTATATATTCAAGATTTAATTAAACTCATACAACTTTATCAGCAACACTATCCCCAGCCGAATGCAGAAATACAAAATGAAATTGAAACTATCGATCTAAATTTTATCATGGCAGACTTGCCTAAATTACTTAATTCCATGAATGTTGGCGCACAAAGAATTACAGAAATCGTCGTATCTCTGCGAAACTTTTCTCGTTTGGATGAAGCAGAAATGAAAGCGGTGAATATCCATGAAGGTATTGATAGCACACTGATGATTTTACAAAGTCGTCTCAAGGCTACATCTCACCGTCCAGAGATTGAAGTTATTAAGGAATACGCTAATCTACCGCTTGCAGAGTGCTACGCTGGACAACTCAATCAAGTATTCATGAATATTCTCGCTAATGGGATTGATGCTATAGATGAGTTAGTTATCAATCACAAAACAGTGAACAATCCCAAAATAGAGATTTATACAGACATTACTAGTAACCAAGAAGTAATAATTTGCATCAAAGATAATGGTTCTGGCATGAATGAAAATGTACAGAAACATTTATTTGAACCATTTTTTACCACAAAACCAGTGGGTAAAGGTACAGGATTAGGCTTATCTATTAGTTATAAAATTATTACCGAAAAACATGGAGGCAACTTAAAATGTCTTTCTGAACCTGGTCTTGGCACAGAATTTGCTATTATTATTCCCTTAAAACAAAAAAATTACCACCTAAATAATCATTGA
- the holB gene encoding DNA polymerase III subunit delta' translates to MFSPLIGQPQAIELLTQAVKQNRIAPAYMFVGSEGVGRSLAARCFIELLFSSSVEPHQIPTLQNRIRQGNHPSLFWVEPTYQYQGQRLTAAEAAEKGVKRKAPPVIRLEQIREITQFLSRPPLEASRNVVVLEQAETMAESAANALLKTLEEPGQATLILIAPSPESVLPTLVSRCQKIPFYRLDRSGVAQVLTQTGNEEILQHPEVLNLAAGSPGSAIASYQQLQTIPSELLQQVTKTPTSYRSALELAKKIDKELDTEAQLWLIDYLQQSYWQQIHQPSIIEQLEKTRKNLLCYAQPRLVWECTFLLIFQMSRSYTNPL, encoded by the coding sequence ATGTTTTCTCCATTAATAGGGCAACCACAAGCAATAGAATTATTAACGCAAGCTGTCAAACAAAACCGAATTGCACCAGCTTATATGTTTGTTGGTTCTGAAGGTGTGGGCAGAAGTTTAGCCGCAAGATGTTTTATTGAATTACTGTTTTCTAGTTCTGTAGAACCACATCAAATTCCCACTTTGCAAAACCGTATTCGTCAAGGAAATCACCCGTCTTTGTTTTGGGTAGAACCAACTTACCAATATCAAGGACAACGACTCACAGCCGCAGAAGCAGCAGAGAAAGGAGTTAAACGAAAAGCACCTCCTGTAATTCGTTTAGAACAAATTCGGGAAATTACTCAATTTCTTTCCCGTCCACCTTTGGAAGCTTCTAGAAATGTGGTTGTATTAGAACAGGCGGAAACGATGGCGGAATCGGCTGCAAATGCTTTGTTGAAAACGTTAGAAGAACCTGGACAGGCGACATTAATTTTGATTGCACCTTCACCTGAATCTGTGTTACCAACTTTAGTATCACGCTGTCAAAAGATTCCTTTTTATCGTTTGGATAGGTCTGGGGTTGCTCAGGTATTGACACAAACAGGAAATGAAGAGATTTTGCAGCATCCAGAAGTCTTGAATTTAGCGGCTGGTAGTCCAGGAAGTGCGATCGCATCTTATCAGCAATTACAAACCATTCCCAGTGAGTTACTCCAACAGGTAACAAAAACACCTACATCTTATCGCAGTGCCTTGGAATTAGCCAAAAAAATTGATAAAGAATTAGATACAGAAGCCCAATTATGGTTAATTGATTATCTACAACAATCTTACTGGCAGCAAATACATCAACCAAGTATTATTGAACAATTAGAAAAAACTCGCAAAAACCTACTTTGTTACGCCCAACCCCGCCTAGTTTGGGAATGCACATTTTTATTAATATTTCAAATGTCGCGTAGTTACACCAACCCTCTATGA